In one window of Aphidius gifuensis isolate YNYX2018 linkage group LG4, ASM1490517v1, whole genome shotgun sequence DNA:
- the LOC122855125 gene encoding uncharacterized protein LOC122855125, whose product MSDATHDVLKEEKEKLMQRFEKLWLTHDDGSDEKRKSTFDKYRSDLEYLWFGPFDINAKTKQKKEREIHVTTFDNAEYVRYEPSCMLSVLYKRYTDYESDDRVTARLEGGPEFKDNMTFTQDITFLITILLTKGSDVNKIKNQLTKKFSDILTHLVQKYKIYTSDDRARRNLYTVTLPRVAACFPQITVNLFHQGFGRAMMEIPSYFGELPVPKVVLSMCFASVMPTKKGETLHHLIIWINYLNDLVIHQTQPEMLTPMSLLISYHFAAFQSEGIRENLRDKVFEKMGLLENGDFIKVLKDAELYAKDKLISTAVEKNWGALFPVKIPQK is encoded by the coding sequence ATGTCTGATGCCACGCACGATGTTCTTAAAGAGGAAAAAGAAAAGCTTATGCAACGTTTTGAGAAGCTTTGGCTGACTCATGATGACGGATctgatgaaaaaagaaaaagcacttttgataaatatagaaGTGATCTTGAATATCTTTGGTTTGGACCATTTGACATAAACGCGAAAACAAAGCAAAAGAAGGAAAGAGAAATTCATGTGACCACTTTTGATAATGCTGAATATGTTCGCTATGAGCCATCTTGTATGCTTTCAGTCTTGTACAAACGTTATACCGATTATGAATCAGATGATCGTGTGACTGCAAGACTCGAGGGCGGTCCTGAATTCAAAGATAACATGACATTTACACAAGATATAACTTTTCTGATTACAATTTTGTTAACGAAGGGATCTGATGTCAACAAGATCAAAAaccaattaacaaaaaaattttctgataTTTTGACTCACCTGGTTCAGAAGTACAAAATTTATACTTCTGATGATAGGGCTAGACGTAATCTATACACTGTGACTCTTCCAAGAGTTGCTGCTTGTTTTCCTCAGATTACAGTAAACTTATTCCATCAAGGTTTTGGAAGAGCCATGATGGAGATTCCATCTTACTTTGGGGAATTACCTGTTCCTAAAGTAGTTCTCTCCATGTGCTTTGCATCAGTGATGCCAACAAAGAAAGGTGAAACACTTCACCACCTTATCATTTGGATCAACTATCTCAATGATTTGGTTATACATCAAACTCAACCCGAAATGTTGACACcaatgtcattattaatatcgtATCATTTTGCTGCATTCCAATCAGAAGGTATAAGAGAAAATCTTAGAGACAAAGTCTTTGAAAAGATGGGATTATTGGAAAATGGAGACTTTATTAAGGTCTTGAAGGATGCAGAACTTTATGCAAAGGACAAATTGATTTCTACCGCTGTAGAAAAAAACTGGGGAGCATTATTTCCAGTAAAAAtaccacaaaaataa